A single region of the Chitinophaga niabensis genome encodes:
- a CDS encoding PorP/SprF family type IX secretion system membrane protein, whose amino-acid sequence MKSKILIAVLSLCTLYVKPSMAQVDPHFAQYYAYPLWLNPALAGVIDGDYRLTGNYRNQWANFGTPYSTAGVSFDAATEKNVGLGITALNMSAGEAGYNYFNAMATVSYSGVKMGANGTTRLVAGIQAGVINRRVDQSKFQLGSQYNPVMGFDPNIPSGETLRATSSTVFDANAGIMLFDGNPNHRFNPFIGFSGAHLTQPEDPFVAENKESKSLPVRYVAHGGSRIRVTDMVNLTPHGLYMRQGNAEEIVAGVYSQIRVNPEFDLLLGANYRVNDAVSPFAGFSYKSFTLGLSYDANTSNLRRLTTGSNAFELSLSFIGRKRRIMQPEYFICPRL is encoded by the coding sequence ATGAAGAGTAAAATTTTAATAGCAGTGCTTTCATTGTGCACTTTATATGTAAAGCCCTCAATGGCACAGGTTGATCCGCATTTTGCACAGTATTATGCATACCCACTCTGGCTGAATCCTGCATTGGCAGGTGTGATAGATGGTGATTACAGGCTTACGGGCAACTATCGTAATCAGTGGGCTAATTTCGGCACGCCTTATTCTACTGCAGGCGTATCATTTGATGCGGCTACAGAAAAGAACGTGGGGCTTGGTATTACAGCCCTGAATATGTCTGCCGGGGAAGCAGGATATAACTACTTCAACGCCATGGCCACCGTTTCCTATAGTGGGGTAAAGATGGGTGCGAATGGAACTACAAGACTGGTGGCAGGTATCCAGGCCGGGGTGATCAATCGCCGTGTGGACCAGTCCAAATTCCAGTTGGGCAGCCAGTATAACCCCGTAATGGGATTTGATCCGAACATCCCATCCGGCGAAACATTACGCGCTACTTCTTCTACTGTATTTGATGCAAATGCAGGGATCATGTTATTTGATGGTAATCCCAATCACCGTTTCAACCCATTCATTGGTTTTTCCGGCGCACACCTTACCCAACCGGAAGATCCCTTTGTTGCTGAGAATAAAGAATCTAAATCATTACCCGTCCGTTATGTGGCACATGGCGGTTCCCGCATCCGTGTAACAGATATGGTGAACCTCACACCGCATGGACTGTACATGCGCCAGGGTAATGCAGAAGAAATTGTAGCAGGAGTGTATTCCCAGATCAGGGTGAATCCTGAGTTCGATCTTTTACTGGGGGCCAACTACCGGGTGAACGATGCGGTCTCTCCTTTTGCCGGTTTCAGCTATAAGAGCTTCACACTGGGCTTGAGCTATGATGCCAATACTTCCAACCTGAGAAGGTTAACCACCGGCAGCAATGCATTTGAACTTTCTTTATCCTTTATAGGCCGCAAACGTAGAATTATGCAGCCGGAATACTTTATCTGTCCGAGGTTATAA
- a CDS encoding Ig-like domain-containing protein produces MRKLIVFTAIWLLSWPVANAYAANTAPLSHMQYWWSPTTEISAVTTAENWYGQSPLLHKQENGFLTPADIRSFFAAGPISSPGISDQDILNPLLCLGCTITQQGQSHDGSINTASHITIGIGLATRAGQRIIFPGTYENGDSVVLDFEVPGALSASVLSSIRLQAFNGGSLVTTVNISDLGTLRVLGTGIGTSGKMRAVMPIGGTFDRVEVTIGSLAGLLNELYIYEVTAVVPVTVSPSANPIISPAGQSAVLTASHRLGAATFRWYDVPSGGTPLYTGNIFTTPVLFRGVKQYYVEATTTADGKTSFIRTAANVDVGGGPGLLWTFGDEQQSPRNSGVCALCIVTDPQNAIDADTTTSSMLSMPVGLASSVGQLIRFPGIYQSGDSIVLDLELPGQLYTKQLLSGISIQPYNGASAAGPAIALDNDLVRLQVLGIGVGGTSKFRVVVPSSVTFDGVQVNLNALFAELGFLRVYEAAAMIPVAVTPSPAVTPYNTSVNLNAAIRSAGATFNWYTQPTGGSAVATGASFPTPALTRSTTYYVEAATPDGLTSFKRTVVPVRVGGSDGPLWSHGDTQESPKLSGVCVGCSVQNPLLAVDGDTTTAATVNIPLGVLSSAGQLIRFPGNYQAGDSIILDLGIPAGQLLSAQLLSGIRIETFNGATSNNDAAAFSTALGNAQLLGIPVGSTGKFKVALPATAAFDAVQVSLAPVVGGLGNLQIYEATAMVPVTVNPATQTIPYGTSATINGANRLPSATLNWYTTPTGGTAVFSGPSFVTPNLTRQTKYYVEAATPDGKTSYVRSLATVNVGGGAGPLWTYGDREESPLITGVCLGCNVQDPANAVDGNPNTSSLLNMTVGALGGVSQLIHFPGTYQAGDSIALDLEVPNQLFNAQLLAGINVQTYNGSTPNADAITLDNNAVRLQALGLGVGTTGKFRITIPVNNTFDGVKIGTTAALAGLGNLRVYEAVAFMPVNITPPAPVIPSGTTATMTASVRAPGATYTWYESPTGGTAVGTTASFTTPTLTRSKKYYAEAATPDGKTSFVRTAAPVTVSGGPGPLWTYADQQTSPIIGGICLGCSVQNPNLAVDGDTTTASQEMITVGVAGSVGQLLKFPGTYQAGDSISFTLGVPNQMLSAQLLSGIRVQTFNGTTPNNDAITLDNDLINLQALGLDPTGSVGKFRVTIPVNSGFDGAQVDLTGLVSGLTNLNIYEAAAFIPVTVTPPPPVVVPFGNDTTLTASIRLPGATFSWYDTPTGGTPLATGATFNTPVLIGDRTFYVEASTPDGLKSYIRTAVPVTVRVGPGSPDLSCGRGITQTNGTVGLLCLLCAVNTPELAVDDNPQTSSRLHVPVGLLGGVQQTLTFGHESSVGDSLRIVVGSTTGLLNLALLGNVTIRPRNNGVENAADVRPVNSGLLSLQLLDGGARQVISFVPSQVFDEVEFRITGLATAVTEVNLFYVQQITPMAKVVSDTVNVCSGQTATLNANFPAGATFNWYDAPSGGNLLFTGASYTTPAITADAVYYVAAVSGTGCASETRKPVFVKVGLASVAVTANNITIPQGGTATFNVNTPNPAYTYNWYSVPTGGTPLATGPSFTTPALNVTTTYYVEATTSTGCASAQRIPVIATVQVVNPDIPCDAATAQVSNVNGICLGCYVDNQSSAVDASTTTFSTIHVIAGLLGGYAQQTLIFPNPSDLGDSVRLVMSFPASLADAALLGSVQIATYNGTQYNNDRANLTGGGLLNLQLLPGNQTAIVTFAPAAVFDRVEVRMNAGLATALSAANIHFAQRFIPVPDVTPDTVNTCVGSTATIAVAPRTNTIFRWYSQATGGTPLFTGTTFQSGPVSTDTAFYVEAVKASINCPNPIRTKAVVKITGAPAAPTLDNTSVNTCAGTTATIKATAPVGATFRWYAQQTGGTPIFTGNTFITPALDSSVIYYAETISSGGCASATRTAVQVNITARPATPDITPPSAAVCAGSVTTLTATSTTPGVVFNWYSSAAMDNLLFTGASFTTPALTATTSYFVVAVNGQCASAAAKMVTVTVNAVPAKPTVSINPASGLVEYGQTAVLTASSASPGAITYRWFLDSLGTTPIFTGAAYTTQPLTNNTRYFVEAVGESGCASIGRTGVTVLVNRNFNPGCDFANSQSHTTNGLCVLCAVNNPDNSVDNDTTNVTNISIPVGVGGNVSYFMNFGSLASAGDTVKVRLSFPTGLVDLSLLSNITITSYNGTTSNNDTKALDAAGLKLVLLGGSDQRAALFAPGAAYDRIEIRITGLATLLTSVNIQYANRILASPTVTVDNTTVCAGAQATLTATASDSTTVRWYTVPTGGTPVFTGKVFTTPVLNATTTYYAESFRASTNCANPIRTSATIQVLTVPQTPQILSGDTAICAGNSAILRARAVDPAHTIRWFLSSTGGTAVSLDSLFVTGALTTTTVFYAEAYNGSCGSAVRVPVTVTVGTAPNDPVLESGNLTICSGTSATLRVTSATTGITINWYTVQSGGTPVSTGAQFTTPALSTTTIYYVEATSTAGGCANGGGRIQAVVNVNATPAVPVLVDAVRITCRNQPATLSVQNPVAGITYNWYSAATGGTLLSTGATYTTGPLTDTATFFVEAVGTGNCPSTSRAVASVSVVSTLNPPTVESANVTVCRGAQATLRVQNPLGGVTYNWYDAPGGNKLFTGAVFLTGVQVTGSSYYVEAVSSGGCASATMTRVDVQVTDAPTLPVVLGNTTVCQGDAISLSIQNPAAGLTYSWYDAAAGGNRLAQGTTFAPTGVTSSVTYYVEASSGVCSSAGRTPVTITVNPAPPTVTVDATAKTVCIGNTADLHVVNPQPGLTYRWYDAAVGGTIVSSSPDFITPALSANKDYYVAAINGSNCASVTRTRVSVTVTNGPAVPAAPAEVTVCRGNRPTVSVQNANANLQYRWYDAPIGGTLLFTGNTYSTADPLNVKDTVYLEASLPGGTCISNGRAQVILIPADAPGNPVLVNSGAVTVCTGTTATFNVQNPTANVTYRWYDAATGGNVLLANGTSYTTGVLTANMDVYVEALIGGGCASAGRAKGTATVSPVPGAPLVTADANTVCPDSSATLRASSAQPGLIFSWYTTATGGTAVFTGPVFRTPGLTTATTYYAAAGFNGGCMSTTRTPVTINIYAALPAPTVSVASKTATSVTFQWNAVPGALGYRVSADGGITFTQPSSGLTGTTHTVTNLLPNQTVTLQVMSIGATECANSAWFQGGGGTDNPAGNTIFVPNAFTPNGDGLNDVLLVYGTTIATMEIRIYNQWGQMIFESKDKGRGWDGTMSGKKQPVGVYNYILRATLQDGTTVQKRGTITIVR; encoded by the coding sequence ATGCGCAAACTTATTGTCTTTACCGCAATCTGGCTCCTTTCCTGGCCTGTTGCAAATGCGTATGCTGCAAATACTGCTCCCCTTTCTCATATGCAATATTGGTGGTCCCCCACTACTGAAATTTCTGCTGTTACAACAGCAGAAAATTGGTATGGCCAATCACCATTATTACATAAACAGGAAAATGGATTTTTAACGCCTGCGGATATACGCAGTTTTTTTGCTGCAGGGCCTATTTCGAGCCCGGGCATCAGCGATCAGGATATTCTCAACCCCCTCCTCTGTTTAGGCTGTACTATCACGCAGCAAGGGCAATCCCATGACGGCAGCATTAATACGGCTTCGCATATTACTATTGGTATAGGCCTTGCTACACGTGCGGGTCAGCGGATCATTTTCCCCGGTACCTATGAGAATGGGGATAGTGTGGTATTGGATTTTGAAGTGCCCGGTGCTTTAAGTGCATCCGTTCTAAGCTCAATAAGATTGCAGGCTTTTAATGGCGGGTCCCTGGTAACCACTGTCAACATCAGTGACCTGGGAACCTTGCGTGTTTTAGGTACAGGCATTGGTACATCCGGAAAGATGCGGGCTGTAATGCCTATCGGCGGTACATTTGACAGGGTGGAAGTGACCATCGGTTCACTGGCAGGTTTGTTGAATGAGTTATATATATATGAAGTGACTGCTGTTGTGCCGGTAACTGTTTCTCCTTCTGCCAACCCCATTATTTCTCCAGCAGGGCAATCTGCTGTATTAACGGCATCGCACAGGCTGGGTGCTGCAACATTCCGTTGGTATGATGTTCCCAGTGGCGGTACCCCCTTATATACCGGTAATATTTTCACAACGCCGGTGCTTTTCCGCGGTGTGAAACAATATTATGTGGAAGCCACTACTACAGCAGATGGCAAAACCAGTTTCATCAGAACCGCCGCGAACGTAGATGTGGGAGGCGGCCCCGGTTTGTTGTGGACATTTGGTGATGAACAGCAAAGCCCCCGGAATTCCGGTGTTTGTGCGTTGTGTATCGTTACCGATCCGCAGAATGCCATAGACGCAGATACTACTACCTCTTCCATGTTATCTATGCCTGTAGGGCTTGCCAGCTCTGTTGGCCAGCTGATCAGGTTCCCCGGTATTTACCAGTCGGGCGACAGTATTGTGCTGGACCTTGAACTTCCCGGTCAGTTATACACCAAACAATTATTATCCGGTATCAGTATACAACCATACAACGGCGCAAGTGCTGCCGGTCCTGCTATTGCGCTGGACAATGATCTCGTTCGTTTACAGGTGTTAGGTATTGGTGTTGGCGGAACATCCAAGTTCCGTGTAGTAGTTCCTTCCTCCGTTACTTTCGATGGCGTGCAGGTGAACCTCAATGCACTGTTTGCAGAACTGGGTTTCCTGCGTGTATATGAAGCTGCTGCTATGATACCTGTAGCCGTAACGCCTTCACCTGCGGTTACACCTTATAATACATCTGTTAACCTGAATGCAGCTATCCGTTCTGCGGGTGCTACATTTAACTGGTATACACAACCAACAGGTGGTAGTGCTGTTGCTACCGGCGCCAGTTTCCCAACGCCGGCACTTACACGCAGCACTACTTATTATGTAGAAGCCGCTACTCCGGATGGCTTAACGAGCTTCAAACGTACTGTTGTACCTGTAAGAGTGGGTGGCAGCGATGGTCCATTATGGAGCCATGGGGATACACAGGAGAGCCCTAAGCTCAGTGGTGTCTGTGTTGGCTGTAGTGTACAGAACCCATTGCTGGCAGTGGATGGAGATACCACTACTGCTGCTACGGTGAACATTCCTTTGGGCGTGTTAAGTTCAGCAGGGCAATTGATCCGTTTCCCTGGTAATTACCAGGCAGGGGATAGTATTATCCTCGACCTTGGTATACCCGCGGGCCAGCTTTTATCTGCACAATTACTTTCCGGCATCCGCATTGAAACATTCAATGGTGCTACTTCTAATAATGATGCGGCTGCATTCAGTACTGCTTTGGGCAATGCACAATTACTGGGCATCCCCGTTGGCAGTACCGGTAAGTTCAAGGTAGCATTACCAGCTACGGCTGCATTTGATGCAGTACAGGTTTCGCTTGCACCAGTTGTGGGCGGCCTGGGCAATCTGCAGATCTATGAAGCTACTGCAATGGTACCTGTAACAGTTAACCCTGCCACACAAACCATACCTTATGGTACCAGTGCTACTATCAATGGAGCTAACCGTTTACCTTCTGCAACATTAAACTGGTATACAACGCCAACGGGCGGTACTGCTGTATTCAGCGGTCCATCGTTCGTTACCCCCAACCTTACGCGGCAGACTAAATATTATGTAGAAGCTGCCACACCCGATGGCAAAACAAGTTACGTTCGCTCACTGGCCACTGTTAATGTAGGTGGTGGCGCAGGGCCATTATGGACGTATGGGGACAGAGAGGAGAGCCCATTGATCACCGGCGTTTGTCTTGGCTGTAATGTTCAGGACCCTGCAAACGCAGTGGATGGTAATCCGAATACTTCCTCCCTGCTCAATATGACTGTAGGTGCATTGGGCGGTGTTTCCCAACTCATCCATTTCCCTGGTACTTACCAGGCAGGAGACAGTATAGCACTGGACCTTGAAGTGCCCAACCAATTGTTTAACGCACAGCTGCTGGCCGGTATCAATGTGCAAACCTATAATGGCAGTACCCCTAATGCAGATGCCATTACCCTGGACAATAATGCTGTTCGTTTACAGGCATTAGGCCTGGGAGTGGGCACAACCGGTAAATTCCGTATCACTATTCCTGTCAACAATACGTTTGATGGCGTAAAGATAGGTACCACGGCAGCGCTTGCCGGTTTAGGTAATTTGCGTGTATACGAAGCAGTTGCCTTTATGCCTGTAAATATTACACCTCCTGCTCCGGTAATTCCATCCGGTACTACTGCTACCATGACGGCAAGTGTAAGAGCACCGGGTGCAACTTATACCTGGTATGAAAGTCCGACAGGAGGTACTGCTGTAGGTACAACAGCCAGCTTTACCACACCCACATTAACCCGCAGTAAAAAATACTATGCAGAAGCTGCAACACCGGATGGTAAAACCAGCTTCGTGCGTACAGCTGCTCCTGTTACTGTAAGTGGCGGCCCTGGTCCATTGTGGACGTATGCAGACCAACAAACAAGCCCCATCATTGGTGGCATTTGCCTTGGTTGCAGCGTACAAAATCCCAACCTTGCTGTAGATGGTGATACCACTACCGCTTCCCAGGAAATGATCACAGTGGGTGTTGCCGGTTCCGTAGGGCAGCTCTTGAAATTCCCTGGTACTTACCAGGCGGGAGACAGCATTTCCTTTACATTGGGCGTACCCAATCAAATGCTGAGTGCACAACTGCTTTCCGGCATCAGGGTACAGACCTTTAATGGCACTACGCCTAATAATGATGCGATCACGCTGGATAATGACCTGATCAACCTGCAGGCCCTGGGTCTTGATCCAACCGGCAGCGTAGGAAAATTCCGTGTAACCATCCCTGTTAACAGCGGATTTGATGGGGCACAGGTAGATCTTACCGGGCTTGTTTCAGGATTAACCAATCTGAATATTTATGAAGCAGCGGCCTTTATACCGGTAACGGTTACACCGCCGCCGCCTGTTGTTGTGCCATTTGGCAACGATACAACGCTTACTGCTTCCATTCGCCTGCCAGGTGCTACTTTCAGCTGGTACGATACGCCAACAGGTGGTACACCACTGGCTACAGGTGCTACATTTAATACGCCTGTCCTTATAGGAGACAGAACATTCTATGTTGAAGCTTCCACACCGGATGGCCTGAAGAGTTATATCCGTACTGCCGTTCCTGTTACCGTGAGAGTTGGGCCTGGTAGTCCTGATCTCTCATGCGGCAGAGGTATTACTCAAACAAATGGCACAGTAGGTTTGCTTTGCTTACTCTGTGCTGTGAATACACCGGAACTGGCTGTGGATGATAATCCACAAACATCATCCAGGCTGCATGTGCCGGTTGGCCTGTTAGGCGGTGTGCAACAAACTCTCACCTTTGGCCATGAAAGTTCAGTAGGGGATAGTTTACGTATAGTGGTAGGATCTACCACAGGCCTGCTCAATCTCGCATTGTTGGGGAATGTTACTATCCGGCCACGTAATAATGGCGTTGAAAATGCGGCAGATGTAAGGCCTGTAAACAGTGGCCTGCTGAGCCTGCAATTACTGGATGGCGGCGCACGCCAGGTGATCTCATTTGTACCTTCACAGGTGTTTGATGAAGTAGAGTTCCGGATCACCGGTCTTGCTACTGCCGTTACGGAAGTGAACCTGTTCTACGTACAACAGATCACGCCAATGGCTAAAGTGGTTTCGGATACCGTTAATGTTTGCAGTGGTCAAACGGCTACACTGAATGCAAACTTCCCGGCCGGCGCTACTTTCAACTGGTATGATGCACCTTCCGGCGGGAATTTATTATTCACCGGCGCAAGTTATACTACACCTGCCATTACAGCTGATGCTGTATATTATGTAGCCGCTGTTTCCGGTACAGGTTGTGCAAGTGAAACACGCAAACCTGTATTTGTAAAAGTTGGCCTGGCCAGTGTTGCTGTTACTGCTAACAATATTACAATTCCACAAGGCGGCACGGCTACCTTTAATGTAAATACGCCTAACCCTGCATATACTTACAACTGGTATAGTGTACCAACAGGCGGAACACCATTAGCTACAGGCCCAAGCTTCACCACACCGGCATTGAATGTTACCACTACTTATTATGTGGAAGCTACCACCAGCACAGGTTGTGCCAGTGCCCAAAGGATTCCGGTGATTGCTACCGTGCAGGTCGTGAATCCTGATATACCCTGCGATGCTGCTACTGCACAGGTAAGTAATGTAAATGGTATCTGCCTGGGATGTTATGTAGATAATCAAAGCTCTGCCGTTGATGCAAGCACCACTACCTTCTCTACTATCCATGTGATAGCAGGCTTGTTAGGTGGTTATGCACAGCAAACACTCATCTTCCCGAACCCAAGTGACCTGGGAGACAGTGTGAGGCTGGTAATGTCCTTCCCTGCTTCACTGGCTGATGCTGCATTGCTGGGCAGTGTGCAGATTGCTACTTATAATGGCACGCAATATAATAATGACAGGGCTAACCTTACAGGTGGTGGTTTGCTTAATCTGCAACTGTTACCTGGTAATCAAACCGCTATTGTAACCTTTGCGCCGGCTGCTGTCTTCGACAGGGTGGAAGTTCGTATGAATGCTGGTTTGGCCACAGCACTCAGTGCTGCTAATATTCATTTCGCGCAACGTTTCATTCCTGTTCCGGATGTAACACCGGATACGGTGAATACCTGTGTGGGCAGTACGGCAACGATTGCTGTGGCGCCAAGGACTAATACCATTTTCCGCTGGTATAGCCAGGCAACAGGCGGTACACCATTATTTACCGGTACTACCTTCCAGTCAGGCCCTGTATCTACAGATACAGCCTTCTATGTGGAAGCGGTGAAAGCATCTATCAACTGTCCGAATCCGATCAGGACAAAAGCCGTTGTTAAGATCACCGGTGCCCCTGCTGCCCCAACACTGGATAATACATCTGTAAACACCTGCGCAGGTACCACAGCTACTATTAAGGCTACGGCTCCTGTGGGTGCTACCTTCCGCTGGTACGCGCAACAAACAGGAGGCACACCAATATTTACAGGCAATACATTTATAACACCTGCGCTGGATAGTTCTGTGATCTATTATGCAGAAACAATATCCAGTGGTGGTTGTGCAAGCGCTACCCGTACAGCGGTACAGGTAAATATTACAGCAAGGCCGGCCACTCCTGATATAACACCACCAAGCGCAGCTGTTTGTGCAGGCAGTGTTACCACACTTACTGCTACTTCCACTACACCGGGTGTTGTATTCAACTGGTATTCCAGCGCAGCCATGGATAACCTGTTATTTACAGGGGCTTCCTTCACCACACCAGCCTTAACTGCTACCACTTCTTACTTTGTAGTGGCAGTGAACGGACAGTGTGCAAGCGCTGCTGCGAAAATGGTGACAGTAACCGTGAATGCCGTTCCTGCCAAACCAACTGTTAGCATTAATCCTGCAAGCGGTTTGGTAGAGTATGGGCAAACAGCGGTATTGACTGCCAGCTCTGCTTCGCCAGGTGCAATAACCTATCGTTGGTTCCTGGATTCACTGGGCACTACGCCTATATTTACAGGAGCTGCATACACTACTCAGCCGTTAACTAATAACACCCGTTACTTTGTAGAAGCGGTGGGCGAAAGTGGTTGTGCAAGTATCGGCCGTACAGGCGTTACGGTATTGGTGAACAGGAATTTCAACCCGGGTTGTGATTTCGCGAATTCACAGTCCCATACTACCAACGGGCTTTGTGTACTGTGTGCAGTGAATAATCCGGATAATTCCGTGGACAACGATACCACCAATGTTACGAATATCAGCATACCGGTAGGTGTGGGCGGCAATGTTTCTTACTTTATGAACTTCGGCAGCCTTGCATCTGCAGGGGATACTGTTAAAGTAAGATTGTCCTTCCCAACCGGCCTGGTGGACCTGAGCCTGCTTTCTAATATCACCATCACTTCTTATAATGGTACTACTTCTAATAACGATACCAAGGCACTGGATGCAGCTGGCCTGAAACTGGTACTGCTTGGCGGTTCCGATCAACGCGCTGCATTGTTTGCACCAGGTGCTGCATATGACCGTATTGAAATAAGGATAACCGGTCTTGCTACCCTGCTGACCAGCGTGAACATTCAATACGCTAACCGTATCCTGGCTTCGCCAACGGTAACGGTAGATAATACAACAGTATGTGCCGGTGCCCAGGCTACTTTAACAGCCACTGCGTCTGACAGTACTACAGTAAGATGGTACACCGTACCAACAGGCGGTACACCTGTATTCACAGGTAAAGTATTTACCACACCTGTGCTGAATGCTACCACCACTTACTATGCAGAAAGTTTCCGTGCATCTACTAATTGTGCTAATCCGATCCGTACATCTGCTACCATACAGGTACTTACTGTACCACAGACCCCGCAGATCCTGTCAGGAGATACAGCGATCTGTGCCGGCAACAGTGCAATCCTGCGTGCCCGTGCAGTTGATCCAGCACATACTATCCGTTGGTTCCTCAGTTCAACAGGTGGTACGGCAGTTTCGCTGGATAGCCTGTTCGTAACAGGTGCGCTCACCACCACTACCGTATTCTATGCAGAAGCATATAATGGAAGTTGCGGTTCAGCAGTACGTGTACCTGTAACCGTTACAGTGGGCACGGCGCCAAATGATCCTGTACTGGAATCCGGTAATCTCACCATCTGTTCCGGTACCAGCGCAACATTGCGTGTAACTTCAGCCACCACAGGGATCACCATCAACTGGTACACTGTTCAATCTGGCGGTACACCGGTATCCACTGGTGCACAATTCACCACACCGGCATTGAGCACTACTACCATCTATTATGTGGAAGCTACCAGCACAGCCGGTGGTTGTGCAAATGGTGGCGGAAGGATACAGGCAGTAGTGAATGTGAATGCTACACCGGCAGTTCCGGTATTGGTGGATGCGGTTAGAATAACCTGCCGCAATCAGCCGGCTACGCTTTCCGTACAAAATCCTGTAGCAGGTATCACATATAACTGGTACAGTGCTGCAACAGGTGGTACCTTGTTATCTACCGGGGCTACTTATACAACAGGGCCATTAACCGATACCGCAACCTTCTTCGTGGAAGCAGTGGGTACCGGTAATTGTCCAAGTACCAGCCGCGCGGTTGCGAGTGTAAGTGTGGTATCCACATTGAACCCGCCAACTGTTGAATCTGCGAACGTTACTGTTTGCCGTGGTGCACAGGCTACCCTGAGGGTGCAAAATCCGCTGGGTGGTGTAACCTACAATTGGTACGATGCACCAGGTGGTAATAAACTGTTCACAGGAGCTGTGTTCTTAACAGGCGTACAGGTTACCGGCAGCAGTTACTATGTGGAAGCAGTAAGCAGTGGCGGATGTGCCAGTGCTACCATGACCCGTGTGGATGTTCAGGTAACTGATGCGCCAACCTTACCTGTAGTATTAGGTAATACAACAGTTTGCCAGGGAGATGCTATCAGTCTTTCCATACAAAACCCGGCAGCCGGCCTTACTTATAGCTGGTATGATGCTGCAGCAGGTGGTAACAGGCTGGCACAGGGAACAACCTTTGCACCAACAGGTGTAACTTCTTCTGTGACCTATTATGTAGAAGCCTCCAGCGGCGTATGCAGCAGTGCAGGCAGAACACCTGTAACCATCACCGTGAATCCTGCGCCGCCAACTGTAACAGTTGATGCAACAGCGAAAACAGTTTGTATCGGCAACACGGCAGACCTGCATGTAGTGAATCCACAACCGGGTCTTACTTACCGCTGGTATGATGCCGCAGTAGGTGGAACAATTGTTTCTTCTTCGCCAGACTTTATAACACCGGCACTCTCTGCCAATAAGGATTACTATGTGGCAGCTATCAATGGCAGCAACTGCGCCAGCGTTACCCGCACAAGAGTAAGTGTTACCGTAACGAATGGCCCCGCTGTTCCGGCAGCTCCGGCAGAAGTAACCGTTTGCCGCGGCAATCGCCCAACAGTGAGTGTGCAGAACGCGAACGCTAATCTGCAGTATCGTTGGTACGATGCGCCGATCGGAGGTACATTGCTCTTCACAGGCAATACTTACTCTACGGCAGATCCATTGAATGTAAAAGATACCGTGTACCTCGAAGCCAGCTTACCTGGTGGTACCTGCATCAGTAATGGACGTGCACAGGTAATATTAATTCCTGCAGATGCTCCGGGTAATCCTGTGCTGGTGAACAGTGGTGCAGTAACAGTTTGTACCGGTACAACGGCCACCTTCAATGTACAGAACCCAACGGCGAATGTAACCTACCGCTGGTATGATGCAGCAACCGGAGGTAATGTACTGCTGGCAAATGGTACGAGCTACACAACCGGTGTACTTACTGCGAACATGGACGTTTATGTGGAAGCACTGATTGGTGGAGGTTGCGCAAGTGCCGGCCGGGCAAAAGGTACAGCTACTGTATCTCCTGTTCCGGGTGCTCCGTTGGTAACAGCAGATGCGAATACGGTTTGTCCGGATAGCAGTGCAACACTGAGAGCTTCTTCTGCACAGCCAGGCCTGATATTCAGCTGGTATACTACAGCAACAGGCGGTACGGCAGTATTCACAGGGCCGGTATTCAGAACGCCTGGACTGACCACTGCTACTACTTATTATGCAGCAGCCGGCTTCAATGGTGGTTGTATGAGTACTACCCGTACACCGGTAACCATCAATATCTATGCAGCATTACCTGCACCAACTGTATCTGTGGCTTCGAAAACAGCTACATCCGTAACCTTCCAGTGGAATGCTGTTCCAGGTGCGTTGGGTTACAGGGTATCTGCAGATGGCGGTATTACATTCACACAACCAAGCTCCGGCCTCACCGGTACTACACATACGGTAACGAACCTGTTGCCGAACCAGACCGTGACCTTACAGGTAATGTCTATCGGTGCAACAGAATGTGCTAACAGCGCATGGTTCCAGGGAGGTGGCGGAACAGATAACCCTGCCGGTAATACCATCTTTGTACCAAATGCCTTCACGCCAAATGGTGACGGATTGAATGATGTGCTCCTTGTATATGGTACTACCATTGCAACTATGGAGATCAGGATCTACAACCAGTGGGGTCAGATGATCTTTGAATCGAAAGACAAAGGACGTGGATGGGATGGTACGATGAGTGGCAAAAAACAACCGGTGGGTGTATACAACTACATCCTGAGAGCTACACTGCAGGACGGCACAACCGTACAGAAACGGGGAACTATAACAATCGTCAGATAA